The following are from one region of the Paenibacillus bovis genome:
- the isdC gene encoding heme uptake protein IsdC, translating to MQQKYALPVLWILMITMIMVVLVPSSAITASSSRPAKGTYTIDYDILRAEDNSVSMANDYFEKPAKLYVTGNKMTMQITVNHSAWTTKFKVKYKGKIVDTKVIKTNTAKDTRVVQFPVADLNNAMISQIHVTVPSYSYDHDYTIRFKFDRSSLKKSK from the coding sequence ATGCAGCAGAAATATGCATTACCGGTACTGTGGATACTGATGATTACCATGATCATGGTCGTATTGGTTCCATCGTCTGCTATTACAGCGTCATCCAGCCGACCGGCGAAAGGTACATACACCATCGATTACGACATACTCCGCGCGGAAGACAATTCCGTATCTATGGCCAATGATTATTTTGAAAAGCCGGCCAAACTCTATGTGACCGGCAACAAAATGACGATGCAGATTACCGTTAACCACAGCGCTTGGACAACGAAGTTCAAGGTGAAGTACAAAGGCAAAATCGTGGACACCAAGGTAATCAAGACCAATACTGCCAAAGATACGCGTGTTGTCCAATTCCCGGTCGCCGATCTGAACAATGCGATGATCTCGCAAATCCATGTCACCGTACCGTCTTACAGTTACGACCATGACTATACGATTCGCTTCAAATTCGATCGTAGCAGTCTGAAGAAATCCAAATAA
- a CDS encoding ABC transporter substrate-binding protein, protein MKASHFGVSILLVCTLAGCSQPTASPTGPAVNATSAAAASTLSLTDFANRTIPLQHIPQRIVALSNGDVDIIYALGGTVVGRPTSTGKAPVPAAEKVQTIGSTHEIDLEKIAFLQPDVVLGNAPLNEKDIPTIESIGAQMVLSSANSVADIQRQITLFGQMLQREDRASQLNDELKEHIQKLSTSAKAAAHPPRVLLVYGAPGTYMAALPNSLSGNILELAGGINIAADLPGLQNYPQYAQLNTERIVEADPDYVLIMTHGSGDEVKAGFLKEMQENQAWSSVSAVKHGRVDVLPSDLFGTNPGTRVTEALDLMHGLLYPNKAHE, encoded by the coding sequence ATGAAAGCTTCACATTTTGGCGTATCCATCCTGCTCGTCTGTACGTTGGCTGGATGCAGTCAACCTACTGCTTCACCCACAGGACCTGCTGTAAATGCAACGTCTGCAGCAGCTGCCAGCACGCTCTCTCTGACAGACTTTGCCAATCGTACTATACCGCTGCAGCATATTCCCCAGCGAATCGTAGCTCTCAGCAACGGGGATGTCGATATTATCTATGCACTGGGTGGAACGGTCGTGGGACGCCCTACTTCTACAGGCAAGGCACCTGTACCCGCTGCCGAAAAGGTACAAACTATCGGCTCCACCCATGAGATTGATCTGGAAAAGATCGCTTTCCTGCAGCCGGATGTCGTACTCGGTAACGCACCGCTCAATGAAAAAGATATTCCGACGATCGAAAGTATCGGAGCTCAGATGGTACTTAGCTCGGCTAACTCTGTAGCGGATATCCAGCGGCAGATCACCCTGTTTGGACAGATGCTTCAGCGTGAAGACCGGGCCAGTCAGCTGAACGATGAACTGAAAGAGCATATCCAGAAGCTGTCCACCTCTGCCAAAGCTGCTGCCCATCCACCAAGGGTGCTGCTCGTCTACGGAGCTCCCGGTACATACATGGCCGCTCTGCCCAATTCGCTCAGCGGCAACATTCTGGAACTGGCCGGTGGCATCAATATCGCTGCCGATCTGCCGGGACTTCAAAATTATCCCCAGTATGCCCAGCTCAATACCGAGCGGATTGTGGAAGCCGATCCGGATTATGTACTCATCATGACCCATGGCAGCGGAGACGAAGTCAAAGCAGGCTTTTTAAAGGAAATGCAGGAGAATCAGGCATGGAGCAGTGTCAGTGCGGTCAAACATGGTCGGGTGGACGTTCTGCCATCGGATCTGTTCGGTACCAATCCAGGTACACGGGTTACCGAAGCGCTGGACCTGATGCACGGTCTGCTGTATCCGAATAAGGCTCATGAGTAA
- a CDS encoding FecCD family ABC transporter permease: protein MRQRARPNLRQRACRRWILAILLPLLLVLVSIYGIVHGAVSIPLQELMAVWMYGQESVYRTIVMDLRVPRVLVGLLVGACLAASGALLQGVMKNPLADPGIIGVSAGGGLAAMITMVILPQFSYLLPITAFAGSFITAIVIYVMAWERGAAPVKIVLAGVAVNALLGAFTNGIMVIFSDRVQAVLPWLSGGLNGRSWHHLEFMAPYAIIGLLLCLFAIQPANLLLLGDDSARLLGQRVELQRFMIIMLAALLAGTAVSVAGLVGFVGLVVPHMIRLLIGEDYRFLLPFSMLGGGVLVVFADTVARSWFDPIELPVGILLAVLGAPFFLYLLKRKGPVLS, encoded by the coding sequence CTGCGACAACGGGCACGTCCAAATCTGCGACAAAGAGCATGTCGCAGATGGATACTCGCCATACTGCTTCCATTGCTGCTTGTCCTTGTATCTATCTATGGGATTGTACATGGAGCGGTATCTATTCCTTTACAGGAGCTAATGGCAGTCTGGATGTATGGTCAGGAATCGGTATATCGCACGATTGTTATGGATCTGCGCGTACCACGGGTATTGGTTGGACTGTTAGTCGGTGCCTGTCTCGCTGCATCCGGTGCGCTGCTGCAAGGGGTTATGAAAAATCCGCTGGCTGATCCGGGGATTATCGGGGTCTCGGCAGGCGGCGGACTGGCAGCGATGATCACGATGGTCATCCTTCCCCAGTTCAGCTATCTGCTGCCGATCACTGCTTTTGCCGGGTCCTTTATTACTGCTATCGTTATCTATGTTATGGCGTGGGAACGCGGTGCTGCCCCTGTCAAAATTGTGCTGGCAGGCGTAGCTGTTAATGCGCTGCTCGGTGCTTTTACGAACGGAATCATGGTTATTTTCAGCGACCGGGTTCAGGCGGTGCTGCCATGGCTATCCGGTGGGCTGAATGGCCGCAGCTGGCATCATCTGGAGTTTATGGCGCCGTATGCGATTATCGGGCTACTACTCTGCCTGTTCGCGATCCAGCCTGCCAATCTGCTGCTGCTGGGAGACGATTCGGCGCGGCTGCTCGGTCAGCGTGTCGAACTGCAGCGATTCATGATTATTATGCTGGCGGCACTACTGGCAGGTACGGCGGTCAGTGTTGCCGGACTCGTCGGATTTGTCGGACTGGTCGTACCACATATGATCCGGCTGCTGATCGGGGAAGATTATCGGTTTCTGCTCCCCTTCTCGATGCTGGGCGGCGGGGTACTGGTCGTTTTTGCCGATACGGTTGCCCGCTCCTGGTTCGATCCGATTGAACTGCCGGTCGGTATTCTGCTGGCTGTACTCGGTGCTCCATTTTTCCTTTATTTATTAAAACGAAAAGGGCCGGTGCTGTCATGA
- a CDS encoding ABC transporter ATP-binding protein: MNAIEASGIQLNRGHFRLEDIHISVPAGQLTAIVGPNGSGKSTLLRILVRLLQPDQGQVSVHGRPAAAYSLREWSHTITMLPQLKESLPQLTVRELVAYGRAPYKKRFQPLQGAEDRAILDQVMQWTGISMYAERMFHTLSGGEQQRARIAMALAQQTDIVLLDEPTTFLDIAHQFEVMDMLHRINRETGLTIVMVLHDLQQAAAYCDYMIALRQGRLAACGHPLELLTDDFIRDIYGMNATIQFKGKYPVILPEIPHHSGGN, translated from the coding sequence ATGAATGCGATTGAAGCCAGCGGTATCCAGCTGAACCGTGGACACTTCCGGCTGGAAGATATACATATCTCCGTGCCTGCCGGACAGCTTACTGCGATCGTCGGACCAAACGGCTCCGGCAAATCCACCCTGCTGCGCATTCTGGTTCGTCTGCTGCAGCCGGATCAGGGTCAGGTGAGCGTACATGGCAGACCGGCTGCAGCGTACAGCCTGCGCGAATGGTCGCATACCATTACCATGCTGCCGCAGTTAAAGGAATCACTGCCACAGCTGACTGTACGCGAACTGGTCGCCTATGGACGCGCGCCCTACAAAAAAAGATTCCAGCCGCTGCAGGGTGCCGAAGACCGGGCAATTCTGGATCAGGTTATGCAGTGGACAGGCATCTCCATGTATGCCGAGCGCATGTTCCACACGCTGTCCGGTGGCGAGCAGCAGCGGGCGCGGATTGCTATGGCACTCGCCCAGCAGACCGATATTGTGCTGCTCGATGAACCGACTACCTTTCTCGATATTGCCCATCAGTTTGAAGTGATGGATATGCTGCACCGGATCAACCGGGAGACCGGACTGACCATTGTGATGGTACTGCATGATCTCCAGCAGGCTGCCGCTTATTGTGATTACATGATTGCCCTGCGACAGGGCCGACTCGCTGCCTGCGGTCATCCGCTGGAGCTGCTGACCGACGACTTTATCCGCGATATCTATGGAATGAATGCCACTATCCAATTTAAAGGGAAGTATCCGGTTATTCTGCCGGAGATCCCTCACCACTCAGGAGGAAACTAA
- the isdG gene encoding heme oxygenase has protein sequence MIIVTNTSQLTKGSAHLLVERFDKVGKVEFMEGFLGLEVLFNDSNKEYDEVTISTRWESKDHFQGWTRSDAFRESHAHRNIPDYILDNKITFYEVKIVRQPQTAPEDQAAV, from the coding sequence ATGATTATCGTAACCAACACATCCCAGCTTACCAAAGGCAGTGCCCACCTGCTCGTCGAGCGTTTTGACAAAGTCGGCAAAGTGGAATTTATGGAAGGTTTTCTCGGTCTGGAAGTATTGTTCAACGACAGCAACAAAGAGTATGACGAGGTGACGATCAGCACACGCTGGGAATCCAAGGATCATTTCCAGGGCTGGACACGCAGCGATGCTTTCCGTGAATCCCACGCCCACCGCAATATTCCGGATTATATCCTGGATAACAAGATCACTTTTTATGAAGTGAAAATTGTACGCCAGCCGCAGACAGCGCCGGAAGATCAGGCAGCGGTATAA
- a CDS encoding helix-turn-helix transcriptional regulator, giving the protein MSEQVQHMIDWLEDHLLEEFSLAELGQSVGYSPYYCSFLFRHHTGISMKKYIQLRRVFLSSIRLAETQQRIIDIAVEHGYSSQEAFSRSFKDVLGVTPHAFRQHPQPIQSYIKLTIDSYGRELTMDISGKQGIEQLQRQVEELYEHEILNVLNGQMMFEKFRQNQWMGRSDYVPFNEAMCVHETTEEIFGDPFCRVRAQGHGSSLEQYEQIVIQPLQPLMEKEYRCIVLWFGDDMFCQINLLTLLAYLEQKYYQGTIYVNVVQEQTYEVQQTAIQLGSFAGIYRQVLLNQQMPQEPLLPVMYQGVRLYLNLQQPDNEIAAFIRSHPGDSAEQLLPQLFSLFSHYGLGDTQYLELIASVRQASA; this is encoded by the coding sequence ATGAGTGAGCAGGTTCAGCACATGATCGACTGGCTGGAAGATCATCTGCTGGAGGAATTTTCGCTGGCGGAGCTGGGGCAGAGTGTAGGATATTCGCCGTACTATTGTTCCTTTCTGTTCCGGCATCATACAGGCATCAGCATGAAAAAGTATATTCAGCTGCGCCGGGTTTTTCTGTCCAGCATCCGGCTGGCAGAGACGCAGCAGCGGATTATCGATATTGCAGTAGAGCATGGATATTCCTCGCAGGAGGCATTTTCCAGATCATTCAAGGATGTACTCGGGGTCACACCTCATGCGTTTCGGCAGCATCCTCAGCCGATACAATCCTATATCAAATTAACGATTGATTCATACGGGAGGGAATTAACGATGGATATTTCCGGCAAACAAGGTATTGAACAGTTGCAGCGTCAGGTCGAGGAATTGTACGAGCATGAGATTCTGAATGTGCTGAACGGGCAGATGATGTTTGAGAAATTCAGACAGAATCAGTGGATGGGCCGAAGCGATTATGTTCCTTTTAATGAAGCAATGTGTGTACACGAGACTACCGAAGAGATCTTTGGCGATCCGTTCTGCAGAGTACGGGCGCAGGGGCATGGCAGCTCACTGGAGCAGTATGAACAGATTGTGATCCAACCGCTGCAGCCTCTGATGGAAAAGGAATATCGCTGTATCGTGCTCTGGTTTGGCGACGATATGTTCTGTCAGATCAATCTATTGACCCTGCTGGCTTATCTGGAGCAAAAATATTACCAGGGCACGATCTATGTCAATGTGGTGCAGGAGCAGACGTATGAGGTGCAGCAGACAGCTATCCAGCTGGGTTCATTTGCCGGGATCTATCGTCAGGTACTGCTGAATCAGCAGATGCCACAGGAACCACTGCTGCCTGTCATGTATCAGGGAGTCCGGCTGTATCTCAATCTGCAGCAGCCTGACAATGAAATAGCGGCATTTATTCGCAGTCATCCTGGAGATTCTGCCGAACAGCTGCTGCCACAGTTATTTTCTCTGTTCAGTCATTACGGACTGGGTGATACCCAGTATTTGGAGCTGATAGCATCGGTTCGCCAGGCGTCGGCATAA
- a CDS encoding slipin family protein produces MTMIQPQPLHKIHIAADERGLLFEQGSYIKTLKPGSYRFLNLSGQTTIRRCKLSEPLQFTPTDWNPTHTQDEAVHIRLYQHDAELMRELTVVEVSDHEYVIHLVNGKYNALLTAGTYVYWNVLQEHQFIHADIRQPVVGPEISRSILAKLHSHLYVVDIASHETGLLYFDNQLQQLLPPGRTFYWRGPVNVTVKKIDLRRQQLDMTGQEILTEDKVTLRLNFVCQYKVTDPLQAAEIKNFDEQVYIQLQLLLREYVGTLKLDDLLRMKQEIGDFVLSRLQTQSEEYGVQFLSAGLKDVILPGDIRTILNTVLLAEKKAQANMITRREETASTRSLLNTAKLMDENATLYRLKELEFLEKICEKIGTISLTGGGNLLEQMNALMGMKETAAARDAG; encoded by the coding sequence ATGACTATGATCCAACCACAACCTTTACATAAAATACATATTGCCGCCGACGAGCGCGGACTGCTGTTCGAGCAAGGCAGTTACATCAAAACACTGAAGCCTGGCAGCTATCGCTTTCTCAATCTATCCGGTCAGACCACGATTCGGCGCTGCAAGCTTAGTGAGCCGCTTCAGTTCACGCCAACCGATTGGAATCCTACCCATACCCAGGACGAAGCTGTTCATATCCGGCTCTATCAACACGATGCCGAATTGATGCGTGAACTGACTGTCGTCGAAGTCAGTGACCATGAATATGTGATCCATCTGGTCAATGGCAAATATAATGCGCTGCTGACAGCCGGTACGTATGTATACTGGAATGTACTGCAGGAGCACCAGTTTATCCATGCGGATATCCGTCAGCCTGTTGTAGGACCGGAGATCAGCCGCAGTATTCTGGCGAAACTGCATTCGCATCTGTATGTCGTCGATATTGCCAGCCATGAGACCGGTCTGTTGTACTTTGACAATCAGCTGCAGCAGCTGCTGCCACCGGGCCGTACCTTCTACTGGCGCGGTCCGGTTAATGTCACGGTCAAAAAGATCGATCTGCGCCGGCAGCAGCTGGATATGACCGGTCAGGAGATTCTGACCGAAGACAAAGTCACGCTGCGGTTAAACTTTGTCTGTCAGTACAAAGTAACCGATCCGCTTCAGGCAGCAGAGATCAAGAATTTTGACGAGCAGGTCTACATCCAATTGCAGCTGCTACTGCGCGAATATGTCGGCACGCTCAAGCTGGATGATCTGCTGCGCATGAAGCAGGAGATCGGTGACTTTGTTTTGAGCCGCCTGCAGACGCAGAGTGAGGAATATGGTGTGCAGTTCCTGTCCGCCGGTCTCAAGGATGTTATTCTGCCTGGCGATATCCGTACCATCCTGAACACTGTACTGCTCGCCGAGAAAAAAGCGCAGGCCAATATGATTACCCGCCGCGAAGAGACGGCCTCCACCCGCAGCCTGCTCAATACCGCCAAGCTGATGGATGAGAATGCTACGCTTTACCGGCTCAAGGAACTGGAGTTCCTGGAGAAAATCTGCGAGAAAATCGGCACCATTTCCCTGACCGGCGGCGGCAATCTGCTGGAACAGATGAATGCGCTGATGGGCATGAAAGAGACAGCTGCTGCACGCGATGCCGGCTAA
- a CDS encoding virulence factor → MKIISIEPTPSPNTMMLRLDEELPQGIRKTYTLDNERSAPSFIREMLHINGVKSVFHTADFVALDRRASADWSAILNEVQDKLGQQGIENKLEVPEDLSGDHFGEANVFVQFFRGIPMQIRVKAGTKEERISLAERFVQAVTEVASATLIKERKLTDYGVRYGELPDIAREVEQELEAAFPQERLRKIIDQAISHGASNEEFVEQRRGMTLEEITESMNSEDWRVRYAGFDVLEPTEDSLPLIEKALSDEKMQIRRLAVVYLGDLKTPAAMELLYRALEDKSAAVRRTAGDTLSDIGDPAATPAMLKTLQDSSKLVRWRAARFLYEVGTEEAREALETAVEDPEFEVSLQARMALERIESGEEAAGTIWQQMAKSRQQNASS, encoded by the coding sequence ATGAAAATTATTTCGATTGAACCTACACCCAGTCCGAACACGATGATGCTGCGTCTGGACGAAGAGCTGCCTCAGGGTATCCGCAAAACCTATACGCTGGATAATGAGCGTTCGGCTCCTTCCTTTATTCGTGAGATGCTTCATATTAATGGTGTTAAAAGTGTATTCCATACGGCCGACTTTGTCGCTCTGGATCGTCGTGCCAGTGCCGATTGGTCAGCTATTCTGAACGAAGTGCAGGATAAGCTCGGTCAGCAAGGTATCGAGAACAAGCTGGAAGTGCCGGAAGATCTGTCAGGAGATCATTTTGGGGAAGCGAATGTATTCGTCCAGTTCTTCCGCGGTATCCCGATGCAGATCCGGGTCAAAGCCGGTACCAAAGAAGAACGCATCTCTCTCGCCGAACGATTCGTGCAGGCAGTAACCGAAGTTGCCAGCGCCACCCTTATCAAGGAGCGCAAGCTGACCGATTATGGCGTACGCTACGGGGAACTGCCGGATATTGCCCGCGAAGTAGAGCAGGAACTGGAAGCCGCTTTCCCACAGGAACGTCTGCGTAAAATTATCGATCAGGCTATCTCCCATGGTGCCAGCAATGAAGAATTCGTCGAACAGCGCCGCGGCATGACGCTAGAGGAGATTACCGAATCCATGAACAGTGAAGATTGGCGTGTACGTTATGCCGGCTTTGACGTACTGGAACCAACAGAGGATAGTCTGCCGCTGATCGAAAAGGCATTGTCGGATGAGAAAATGCAAATCCGTCGCCTTGCTGTTGTATATCTCGGCGATCTGAAAACGCCAGCAGCGATGGAGCTGCTCTACCGCGCACTGGAAGACAAATCGGCTGCGGTTCGTCGTACAGCCGGCGACACCCTGTCCGATATCGGTGATCCGGCAGCAACACCAGCCATGCTGAAAACCCTGCAGGACAGCAGCAAACTGGTACGCTGGCGGGCTGCCCGCTTCCTGTACGAAGTCGGTACCGAAGAAGCACGAGAGGCGCTGGAGACTGCAGTCGAAGATCCGGAATTCGAAGTCAGCCTGCAAGCGCGCATGGCGCTCGAACGCATTGAATCCGGGGAAGAAGCCGCTGGTACCATCTGGCAGCAAATGGCGAAGAGTCGTCAGCAAAACGCTTCCAGCTAA
- a CDS encoding amino acid permease — protein MSSTVKPTPTPEPQLRAGLRARHMTMIALGGSIGTGLFLASGGAVANAGPGGALLAYACVGIMVYFLMTSLGEMATYMPDSGSFNTYAARFVDPAFGFAMGWNFWYNWAVTIAAELSAATIIIKYWFPESSSFLWSLLFLALIFLLNILSVKGYGESEYWFAMIKIVVVLAFLVIGVLMIFGIMGGEAIGFRNFTIGDAPFNGGLLAFIGVFMAAGFSFQGTELIGVAAGESENPREHVPRAIRQVFWRILIFYILAILVIGLIIPYTTPSLLGSDLSDIGVSPFTLIFEKAGLAFAAAAMNAVILSSVLSAGNSGMYASTRVLYALARSGKAPKMFGRLNSRGIPQNALIVTAAFGMLAFLASLFGDGVVYSWLLNASGMCGFITWLGIAISHYRFRRAFQAQGRDMNDLPFKAKWFPFGPLFAFVLCAIVIVGQSLSYITPEAIDWKSLLASYISVPLFLILWLGYKWTKRTKVIPLNECDLETGARQDDSVS, from the coding sequence ATGAGTTCAACCGTTAAGCCTACACCTACACCGGAGCCTCAGCTCCGCGCTGGCCTGCGCGCCAGACATATGACGATGATCGCCCTCGGCGGTTCGATCGGGACAGGATTATTCCTCGCCAGCGGCGGGGCGGTAGCCAATGCAGGTCCCGGCGGCGCTCTGCTCGCTTATGCCTGCGTCGGTATTATGGTCTATTTCCTGATGACGAGCCTTGGCGAGATGGCGACCTATATGCCGGATTCCGGTTCGTTCAATACGTATGCCGCCCGTTTCGTCGATCCGGCTTTTGGCTTTGCGATGGGTTGGAATTTCTGGTACAACTGGGCGGTGACGATCGCTGCCGAACTGTCCGCTGCTACGATTATTATCAAATACTGGTTCCCGGAGAGTTCTTCCTTCCTGTGGAGTCTGCTGTTCCTGGCCTTGATCTTCCTGCTGAATATCCTGTCGGTCAAAGGATACGGGGAATCGGAATACTGGTTCGCCATGATCAAGATTGTCGTTGTACTTGCCTTCCTCGTGATTGGCGTACTGATGATCTTTGGCATCATGGGTGGCGAAGCGATTGGCTTCCGCAACTTTACGATTGGCGATGCTCCATTCAACGGCGGGCTGCTCGCCTTTATCGGCGTATTTATGGCAGCCGGATTCTCTTTCCAGGGAACCGAGCTGATCGGGGTTGCTGCCGGTGAGAGCGAAAACCCGCGTGAGCATGTACCGCGTGCGATCCGTCAGGTATTCTGGCGCATTCTGATCTTCTACATTCTGGCGATTCTGGTGATTGGTCTGATCATTCCGTATACAACACCATCGCTGCTGGGCAGTGATCTGAGCGATATCGGTGTCAGCCCATTCACCCTGATTTTTGAAAAAGCAGGACTTGCTTTTGCAGCTGCAGCCATGAATGCCGTTATCCTCTCGTCTGTACTGTCTGCCGGTAACTCCGGTATGTACGCTTCGACTCGTGTACTGTATGCACTGGCTCGCTCCGGCAAAGCCCCGAAAATGTTTGGCCGTCTGAATTCCCGTGGCATTCCGCAAAATGCACTGATCGTAACCGCTGCTTTTGGCATGCTGGCTTTCCTGGCTTCACTGTTCGGGGATGGCGTTGTCTACAGCTGGCTGCTGAATGCTTCGGGGATGTGCGGATTTATTACGTGGCTGGGAATTGCGATCAGTCATTACCGATTCCGTCGTGCTTTCCAGGCACAGGGTCGTGATATGAATGATCTGCCATTCAAGGCAAAATGGTTCCCGTTTGGCCCATTATTTGCTTTTGTACTGTGTGCGATCGTTATCGTGGGACAGAGTCTGTCGTACATTACACCGGAAGCGATTGACTGGAAATCTCTGCTCGCTTCTTACATTAGTGTTCCGCTGTTCCTGATTCTATGGCTGGGTTATAAATGGACCAAGCGTACCAAAGTAATCCCACTGAACGAGTGTGATCTGGAGACTGGCGCGCGGCAGGATGATTCGGTATCATAA